One segment of Pseudomonas sp. FP2196 DNA contains the following:
- a CDS encoding nitroreductase family protein → MSDIANIIKSRISANSYDTERSLSDQQVAELIELATHAPSAFNLQNWKFLAVRSAEAKARLLPLAWGQQKIVDAPVTFIVCGTLNPHETLPSALKPTLDAGIIDQAIYDMWVGAAEGMYKENPQLQRDEAIRSGSLAAMTLMLAAKGQGLVSTPMIGFDQSAVAKEFGLSDLEIPVMLVTVGYPGATNWPQKPRKAVNDVLQFV, encoded by the coding sequence ATGTCCGATATCGCAAACATTATCAAATCCCGCATTTCCGCCAACAGCTACGACACTGAGCGTAGCCTGAGCGATCAACAGGTTGCCGAGCTGATCGAGTTGGCTACCCATGCACCTTCCGCGTTCAATCTGCAAAACTGGAAATTCCTCGCCGTACGCAGCGCCGAAGCCAAAGCACGTCTCCTGCCTCTGGCGTGGGGGCAGCAGAAAATCGTCGACGCCCCCGTGACATTTATCGTCTGCGGCACACTCAATCCGCACGAGACATTGCCATCGGCCCTCAAACCTACCCTGGACGCCGGCATTATTGATCAAGCCATCTACGACATGTGGGTAGGTGCAGCTGAAGGCATGTACAAGGAAAACCCACAGCTGCAGCGTGATGAGGCGATTCGTTCCGGCTCACTGGCAGCCATGACACTGATGCTCGCCGCGAAGGGCCAAGGCCTGGTGTCTACGCCGATGATCGGCTTCGATCAGTCTGCGGTGGCCAAGGAGTTTGGTCTGTCTGATCTGGAAATTCCGGTCATGCTGGTCACCGTTGGCTACCCAGGCGCAACCAACTGGCCGCAGAAACCGCGCAAGGCCGTCAACGACGTTCTGCAGTTCGTGTAA
- the salA gene encoding salicylate 1-monooxygenase encodes MNSPKSVLQVAIVGGGIAGVALALDLCRHPHLDVQLFEAAPAFGEVGAGVSFGANAVRAIEGLGIGKPYEQIADRTAQPWQDIWFEWRRGVDAGYLGASIAEGVGQSSVHRADFLDALASQLPEGIAVFGKRAVSVEETGDRVSVQFTDGTHHQCDLLIAADGIKSSIRDYVLQGLGQPLVTPRFSGTCAYRGMIDSSQLRDAYRAAGVDEHLINVPQMYLGLDAHILTFPVKQGRLINVVAFVSDRTEANPVWPADKPWVKNTTQAEMLEAFSEWGDAVRVLLECIPNPTLWALHELDELSGYVHGRVGLIGDAAHAMLPHQGAGAGQGLEDAWLLARLLADPRVLQRDAKQVLEVYDAIRRPRACRVQRTSWEAGELYEFRDAKVADQEPLLSTTLASRFDWLWNHDMQADLAEAHTRLGWAQAV; translated from the coding sequence ATGAATAGCCCTAAATCTGTCTTGCAAGTCGCAATCGTTGGCGGTGGTATCGCAGGTGTCGCCCTCGCACTGGATCTGTGCCGCCATCCACATCTGGACGTTCAATTGTTTGAAGCCGCACCGGCATTCGGCGAAGTCGGTGCGGGTGTCTCATTTGGAGCAAACGCTGTAAGAGCAATCGAAGGTCTGGGCATCGGCAAGCCATACGAGCAAATCGCCGACCGGACCGCTCAGCCTTGGCAGGACATCTGGTTTGAATGGCGTCGGGGTGTCGATGCCGGCTACCTCGGCGCAAGCATTGCTGAAGGTGTCGGTCAGTCTTCAGTGCATCGCGCAGATTTCCTTGATGCGCTGGCCAGCCAGCTTCCTGAGGGTATTGCCGTTTTTGGCAAACGAGCAGTGAGTGTCGAAGAAACGGGTGATCGCGTGAGTGTCCAATTCACCGACGGCACGCATCATCAGTGTGATCTCTTGATCGCTGCAGACGGAATCAAATCCTCAATTCGAGATTACGTCCTCCAGGGCTTGGGCCAGCCTTTGGTTACCCCGCGCTTTAGTGGCACCTGTGCCTACCGCGGAATGATTGACAGCTCGCAGCTGCGCGACGCCTATCGTGCGGCGGGCGTCGATGAGCATTTGATCAACGTTCCGCAAATGTATTTGGGCCTCGATGCCCACATCCTGACTTTCCCGGTCAAACAGGGTCGACTGATCAACGTCGTGGCATTTGTTTCGGATCGGACTGAGGCCAATCCAGTATGGCCGGCAGACAAACCTTGGGTGAAAAACACCACCCAGGCCGAGATGCTCGAAGCCTTCAGCGAGTGGGGCGATGCCGTTCGCGTATTGCTTGAATGCATTCCCAATCCCACCCTTTGGGCACTACATGAGTTGGACGAATTGTCGGGTTACGTCCACGGCCGTGTCGGGCTGATCGGCGACGCGGCGCACGCGATGCTGCCGCATCAAGGCGCCGGAGCCGGGCAGGGGCTGGAAGATGCCTGGTTACTGGCACGCCTGCTGGCCGATCCGCGGGTTTTGCAACGTGACGCGAAGCAGGTGCTTGAGGTGTATGACGCCATACGCCGTCCGCGTGCTTGCCGTGTTCAACGCACATCCTGGGAAGCGGGCGAACTCTACGAGTTCCGCGACGCCAAGGTAGCGGACCAGGAGCCACTGCTCTCGACAACGCTGGCCAGTCGCTTTGACTGGTTGTGGAACCACGACATGCAAGCCGACCTGGCTGAGGCGCACACTCGACTCGGATGGGCACAAGCTGTCTGA
- a CDS encoding alpha/beta hydrolase, translating to MRDTTFSEAAREPQSGLFFRKGCSIAAPKGRLILLHGVGSNEANLASMAQSLPEGLEVILLRAPLQVGPQGFAWYQVNFTSNGPSFNQEQAEASRHLLHTFIDALPQLPTVIAGFSQGGIMSASLGVTEPELVQGFAILSGRMLREIAPKVASPERLKSVSAFIAHGHHDGVLPVDWAKEADAWLDRIGVVHETHFYEMAHEIVAEELADFSTWLTQTLSLTH from the coding sequence ATGCGTGATACGACTTTTTCCGAAGCGGCCCGCGAGCCGCAATCGGGCCTCTTTTTCCGCAAGGGCTGCAGCATTGCAGCGCCCAAGGGCCGACTGATTCTGCTGCATGGCGTGGGTTCTAATGAAGCCAACCTTGCGTCTATGGCTCAATCGCTACCCGAAGGTCTGGAAGTGATTTTGCTGCGTGCTCCCCTCCAGGTCGGCCCTCAAGGCTTTGCCTGGTATCAGGTGAACTTCACCAGTAATGGCCCTTCGTTCAACCAAGAGCAAGCGGAAGCCAGCCGGCATCTGCTGCACACCTTTATCGACGCGCTGCCCCAGTTGCCAACGGTCATCGCTGGCTTCAGTCAGGGCGGCATCATGAGCGCCAGTCTGGGCGTGACCGAGCCAGAGCTGGTGCAAGGCTTTGCGATCCTCAGCGGCCGAATGCTGCGCGAGATTGCTCCGAAGGTCGCCTCGCCTGAGCGTCTCAAGTCAGTGTCGGCATTCATCGCTCACGGTCACCACGACGGCGTATTGCCAGTGGACTGGGCAAAGGAAGCGGACGCTTGGCTGGATCGAATCGGTGTCGTCCACGAGACCCATTTCTACGAAATGGCCCACGAGATCGTCGCTGAAGAACTGGCTGACTTCTCGACATGGCTGACCCAAACGCTGTCACTGACTCATTAA
- a CDS encoding alpha/beta fold hydrolase yields the protein MKYPLKNQSLSEILGEDFYFPHEIIGQPFRAADFEDLKISSFTTGDGVSLAYWEAGSGQPLIFIPGWSANGAMYFHLMQILSKHYHVYVLDVRNQGLSEKTVKGNRISRYAMDVKEFAQHLDLPQAHYCGWSMGASIMWAYIDLFGTQGIRTLSIIDQAPSIYCHADWTEQQRLEAGAFTTSPERMIASYVNMTPTNQLVSGSRVVERAMALDSPYFHNVISLVQAVVKDDMAFTGLVLFDHATNDWRDVIQSKIDVPTAIFSGEYSDWLESQRWMHAVIPDSVLHVYSKADQGDHFLAFKHPEKFAADLHSFLQRS from the coding sequence GTGAAATACCCGCTGAAAAATCAATCGCTCTCCGAAATACTCGGCGAAGACTTTTACTTTCCGCACGAAATCATTGGCCAGCCGTTCCGCGCTGCGGACTTTGAAGATCTGAAAATCAGCAGCTTCACCACAGGCGACGGTGTGAGCCTGGCGTACTGGGAAGCCGGAAGCGGTCAGCCGTTGATCTTCATTCCCGGCTGGTCTGCGAACGGCGCAATGTATTTCCACCTCATGCAAATCCTGAGCAAGCATTATCACGTTTACGTGCTCGATGTCCGCAACCAGGGGCTTTCGGAGAAGACCGTAAAAGGTAATCGCATCTCGCGTTACGCCATGGATGTGAAGGAATTTGCGCAGCATCTGGATCTGCCCCAAGCGCACTATTGCGGTTGGTCCATGGGGGCCTCGATCATGTGGGCTTATATTGATCTTTTCGGCACACAAGGCATCCGTACCCTTAGCATCATTGACCAAGCCCCCTCAATCTACTGCCACGCTGACTGGACGGAACAGCAGCGACTGGAGGCCGGCGCATTCACCACATCGCCTGAACGCATGATCGCTTCCTACGTCAACATGACGCCCACCAACCAGTTGGTTTCTGGCAGCCGGGTTGTCGAGCGCGCGATGGCGCTCGACTCCCCTTACTTTCACAATGTGATTAGCCTCGTACAGGCCGTGGTGAAAGACGACATGGCGTTCACTGGCCTGGTACTTTTCGATCACGCTACCAACGATTGGCGCGATGTCATTCAAAGCAAGATTGACGTTCCGACGGCGATTTTTTCCGGCGAATACAGCGACTGGCTGGAAAGTCAGCGATGGATGCACGCCGTAATCCCGGACTCAGTTCTGCATGTCTACAGCAAGGCGGACCAGGGCGATCACTTCCTGGCATTCAAGCACCCGGAAAAGTTTGCGGCAGATTTGCACAGCTTCTTGCAACGGTCGTAA
- a CDS encoding 4-oxalocrotonate tautomerase family protein has translation MPVVRVSWFEGKEHEQKAAVAADITASIVKHTGTDANYIYVIFEDVAASDWAGAGKLFGEAPEKS, from the coding sequence ATGCCTGTCGTACGAGTCAGCTGGTTTGAAGGTAAAGAACACGAGCAGAAAGCCGCTGTCGCCGCAGACATCACCGCGAGCATCGTCAAGCACACCGGTACTGATGCGAACTACATCTACGTCATTTTTGAGGACGTCGCCGCCTCCGACTGGGCCGGTGCCGGCAAATTGTTTGGAGAGGCGCCGGAGAAATCCTGA
- a CDS encoding putative quinol monooxygenase, with the protein MHPHISCLFSLAVKPADFPEFKALIANIVEATSAEPGTLVYEYSANEDNSVVHILERYNVGAVVSHVDTTFAPFGQRFLELCTVTSLVVYGTPDAEIRKRLDPFGAVYMTPFDGFSR; encoded by the coding sequence ATGCATCCACACATCTCCTGCCTGTTCTCCCTCGCGGTCAAACCCGCTGACTTCCCAGAATTCAAAGCGCTGATCGCCAACATTGTCGAAGCCACCAGCGCTGAGCCGGGCACACTGGTTTACGAATACAGTGCCAACGAAGACAACAGCGTCGTTCACATTCTTGAGCGCTACAACGTCGGTGCTGTGGTCAGCCACGTAGACACTACGTTTGCACCATTCGGTCAGCGTTTTCTAGAACTTTGCACCGTCACCAGCCTGGTTGTGTATGGCACGCCTGACGCCGAAATCCGTAAACGTCTGGATCCGTTCGGGGCTGTGTACATGACCCCATTCGACGGTTTCAGCCGCTAA
- a CDS encoding NADPH-dependent F420 reductase: MKITVVGTGNMGSAFTKQLSAAGHIVRVTGRDMEKAKALAAQFENAQAYPAAEALGDSDVVVIATAYPDAVAALQSLGDLIGKVIIDITNPLSADYMSLTIGHETSAGEEIAKAVPQAHVVKAFNTLFAQVLADGPTFADNQKGSVFVASDSERAKQTAITLAYSLGWNAVNTGGLINARYLEPLAGLNIYLGYGAGLGTSIAPVWLNK; this comes from the coding sequence ATGAAAATTACAGTCGTGGGTACCGGCAACATGGGTTCGGCGTTCACCAAGCAATTGTCCGCCGCCGGACACATCGTTCGAGTCACTGGCCGTGACATGGAAAAGGCCAAGGCACTGGCTGCTCAGTTTGAAAATGCACAGGCTTACCCGGCAGCAGAGGCTCTGGGCGACAGCGATGTCGTAGTAATTGCCACCGCCTACCCCGATGCCGTAGCTGCGCTGCAAAGCCTGGGCGATCTGATTGGCAAAGTGATCATCGACATCACCAACCCGCTGAGCGCCGACTACATGTCGCTGACCATCGGTCACGAGACCAGCGCCGGCGAAGAAATCGCCAAAGCAGTGCCTCAAGCGCACGTCGTCAAAGCCTTTAACACCTTGTTCGCTCAAGTACTCGCCGATGGTCCGACGTTCGCGGATAACCAGAAAGGCAGCGTGTTCGTCGCCAGCGACAGTGAGCGTGCCAAACAAACCGCTATCACCCTCGCCTACAGCCTGGGCTGGAATGCGGTGAACACCGGTGGACTGATCAACGCACGTTACCTGGAGCCACTCGCCGGCCTGAATATCTACCTCGGCTACGGCGCCGGTCTGGGCACCTCGATCGCCCCGGTCTGGCTGAACAAGTAA
- a CDS encoding class III extradiol ring-cleavage dioxygenase, giving the protein MNTSFPLLFVSHGAPLFAIEPGLAGPRLAELGRELPRPDAIVILSPHWMTRGEVNVTASTAPQTIHDFGGFPDELYQLRYPAPGAPILAAHIVKLLQASGWTSRLDHQRGLDHGAWVPLMYLAPDADIPVVQVSMPARLDTHQAWKLGEALKPLRDMNVLIVASGSLTHNLYEFRGATREGADYVKAFAAWTAQTLRAGQTDQLLDYRQQAPSAERAHPTDEHFLPLLIALGAAGERYDTRVLEGGVSYGVLAMDSYLFSSKNEDGSESTPLNQGVTNHA; this is encoded by the coding sequence ATGAACACCTCGTTCCCCCTGCTGTTTGTGTCTCATGGTGCTCCGCTGTTTGCCATCGAGCCCGGTCTGGCTGGTCCGCGTCTAGCCGAGCTCGGTCGCGAACTGCCGCGACCTGATGCCATTGTCATCCTGTCTCCGCACTGGATGACCCGTGGTGAAGTCAATGTCACGGCGAGCACCGCCCCGCAAACCATTCACGACTTCGGTGGTTTCCCCGACGAGTTGTACCAGTTGCGCTATCCGGCACCGGGTGCCCCGATCCTGGCTGCCCACATCGTCAAACTGCTGCAGGCATCAGGCTGGACCTCACGACTCGATCACCAGCGCGGGCTGGACCATGGGGCGTGGGTGCCGCTGATGTACTTGGCGCCCGATGCCGACATTCCCGTGGTTCAGGTGTCGATGCCCGCGCGGCTTGATACCCATCAGGCCTGGAAACTCGGTGAAGCGCTTAAACCACTGCGTGACATGAACGTACTGATCGTAGCGTCCGGCAGCCTGACTCATAACTTGTATGAGTTTCGCGGAGCTACCCGCGAGGGTGCGGATTACGTGAAGGCGTTCGCGGCCTGGACCGCGCAAACACTGCGTGCCGGGCAAACCGATCAACTCTTGGATTACCGGCAACAGGCGCCCTCTGCCGAGCGCGCTCACCCGACGGACGAGCACTTTTTGCCGTTACTGATCGCTCTGGGTGCCGCCGGCGAACGTTATGACACCCGCGTGCTGGAAGGCGGCGTGTCCTACGGCGTGCTGGCGATGGACAGTTACCTGTTTTCCTCGAAAAACGAAGATGGATCTGAATCCACTCCTCTCAATCAAGGCGTTACCAACCATGCGTGA
- a CDS encoding DoxX family protein, whose protein sequence is MIDSRTAPYAAFVMRLALGIMFIAHGLTKVFVFTPAGTAGFFESIGFPGFLAYPVMAFEVIGGLMLVLGVYARWVAALAVVQLFVAATVHFGNGWSFTNANGGWEYPIYLSVTAFVVALLGDGAFAAKASRTA, encoded by the coding sequence ATGATTGACTCTCGCACCGCCCCCTACGCTGCATTTGTGATGCGCCTCGCCCTGGGCATCATGTTTATCGCTCACGGCCTGACCAAAGTGTTTGTTTTCACGCCCGCAGGTACCGCAGGCTTTTTTGAATCCATCGGTTTTCCAGGCTTTCTCGCTTATCCGGTCATGGCATTTGAAGTGATCGGCGGCTTGATGTTGGTACTAGGTGTTTATGCACGCTGGGTGGCCGCGTTGGCGGTGGTTCAGCTGTTCGTCGCCGCAACCGTCCACTTCGGCAACGGCTGGAGTTTCACCAATGCCAACGGCGGCTGGGAATACCCGATCTATTTGTCTGTGACCGCATTTGTTGTTGCACTGCTGGGTGACGGTGCCTTTGCCGCGAAGGCATCCCGCACAGCGTAA
- a CDS encoding SDR family NAD(P)-dependent oxidoreductase, which yields MNIQLDSKHALVTASTGGIGFAIAKGLAQAGAAVVINGRSERSVNDAIARLHAAVPGATVSGVAADLSSAEGVEVLLAGVSGIDILVNNAGIYEPQDFFETDDEVWNNYWQTNVMSGVRLSRALLPAMVENGWGRVVFVASESARNIPADMIHYGVSKTAQLALARGLAKRVAGSGVTVNSVLPGPTLSDGVADMMKGEVERTGKSLETVVADFVMQHRPSSIIQRAATVEEVANMIVYVCSPQASATTGASLRVDGGVVDDIV from the coding sequence ATGAATATTCAACTCGATAGCAAACACGCACTGGTTACCGCTTCTACCGGAGGTATTGGTTTCGCCATTGCCAAGGGGCTTGCACAGGCCGGCGCAGCGGTTGTCATAAACGGTCGCAGTGAACGCTCGGTCAACGACGCGATCGCTCGGTTGCACGCAGCAGTACCCGGCGCGACCGTCAGTGGTGTGGCTGCGGATCTGAGTTCTGCCGAAGGCGTGGAGGTCTTGCTCGCTGGTGTCAGTGGCATCGACATCCTGGTGAACAATGCAGGCATCTATGAGCCACAGGATTTCTTTGAAACAGACGACGAGGTCTGGAACAACTACTGGCAAACCAACGTGATGTCCGGCGTTCGTCTCAGTCGCGCATTGCTGCCAGCCATGGTTGAGAACGGTTGGGGCCGGGTGGTGTTTGTCGCCTCCGAGTCGGCCCGAAATATTCCCGCGGACATGATCCATTACGGTGTGTCAAAAACGGCGCAGTTGGCGTTGGCTCGCGGCCTCGCAAAACGCGTGGCTGGCAGCGGTGTGACCGTCAACAGCGTCCTGCCTGGGCCGACGCTGTCCGATGGCGTGGCAGACATGATGAAGGGTGAAGTAGAGCGCACCGGCAAATCGCTGGAGACGGTCGTCGCTGATTTTGTGATGCAGCATCGCCCGAGCTCGATCATTCAGCGTGCAGCCACTGTGGAGGAGGTGGCCAACATGATCGTTTATGTGTGCTCGCCGCAAGCATCGGCCACTACGGGAGCTTCGCTCAGAGTCGATGGTGGCGTGGTCGACGACATCGTCTGA
- a CDS encoding LysR family transcriptional regulator — MDRALEMQVFCTVVDKGSFVGAAEPLEMSKAAISRYVSGLEERLGVRLLHRTTRKLSLTEEGRQFYHQARDVLTLMDQAEEAVSSSAPEPSGVLRINAPVSFGVLHLAPVWADFMKVYPNVELDISLNDRLVDLVEEGFDAAVRIARMESSSLVGRRLAGTRMCLCASPEYLANHPEIRSLSDLAEHGVIAYTNFASGNEWQFEGPDGSETVRTRSSVRCNNGDTCRSIALAGGGIALQPSFMVAEDLRKGDLVEILPAYQSVELGIYVVYPTRKHLATKVRVLINFLAERFAHPQWER, encoded by the coding sequence ATGGACAGGGCGTTAGAGATGCAGGTCTTCTGCACGGTGGTGGATAAAGGCAGCTTCGTCGGCGCAGCCGAGCCGTTGGAGATGTCGAAGGCGGCTATTTCGCGTTACGTCAGTGGGCTTGAAGAACGCCTGGGCGTGCGACTGCTGCATCGCACCACACGCAAGCTTTCATTGACGGAGGAAGGGCGCCAGTTCTATCACCAGGCACGCGATGTACTGACGCTCATGGATCAGGCGGAAGAGGCGGTTTCGTCGTCGGCGCCCGAGCCGAGCGGTGTACTGCGGATCAATGCGCCGGTCAGTTTCGGGGTGCTGCACTTGGCTCCGGTGTGGGCAGACTTCATGAAGGTGTACCCCAACGTTGAACTGGATATCAGCCTGAATGACCGGTTGGTGGATCTGGTGGAGGAGGGCTTTGATGCCGCCGTTCGCATTGCGCGGATGGAAAGTTCTTCTCTGGTGGGGCGACGTCTTGCGGGAACGCGAATGTGCTTATGTGCTTCGCCCGAGTACCTGGCCAATCACCCTGAGATTCGCTCGCTGTCTGACCTCGCAGAGCACGGGGTCATCGCCTACACCAACTTTGCCAGCGGTAACGAGTGGCAGTTCGAAGGGCCTGACGGAAGCGAGACTGTGCGTACACGCTCAAGTGTGCGCTGCAATAATGGCGATACCTGTCGCAGCATTGCACTGGCAGGCGGTGGAATCGCCCTGCAGCCCAGTTTCATGGTGGCCGAAGACCTGCGCAAGGGGGATCTGGTTGAGATTCTGCCGGCGTATCAATCGGTCGAACTGGGCATCTATGTGGTCTATCCCACGCGCAAGCATCTGGCGACCAAAGTCCGCGTCTTGATCAACTTTCTGGCTGAGCGTTTCGCTCACCCGCAATGGGAGCGCTAG
- a CDS encoding LysR family transcriptional regulator, with protein MIPVDSFQGVITFVVAARSTSFTQAAERLGLSKSAVGKSIARLEDRLGTQLFHRTTRRISLTADGEAYFTACSTALEEIGAAESGLGPGAGEPSGRLRVDIPVAFGRRVVAPLLFEIANKYPALQLNMTFSDHIVDPFEEGIDLLVRFGELKDTSGLVARRLTRQRWAICAAPGYLQRFGVPRTLEDLSHHHCIVGHRRGQPLSWRVRQGSTTVRYAPPSTHQIGDGEAMILAAVAGTGLCQMPRCLFREDLEAGRLVEVLEDYEPDPVDVHAVWPKVSHLRPKVRYVVDELVKLCEHWQ; from the coding sequence ATGATTCCTGTCGATTCGTTTCAGGGCGTCATCACATTCGTGGTCGCCGCCCGATCAACCAGTTTCACTCAGGCCGCAGAACGGCTCGGACTATCCAAATCGGCCGTGGGTAAATCAATTGCGCGGCTTGAGGATCGACTGGGCACACAGCTGTTCCACCGCACCACACGACGCATCTCGCTGACGGCCGACGGCGAAGCGTATTTCACCGCGTGCTCCACAGCGCTCGAGGAAATCGGCGCGGCGGAAAGTGGCCTCGGGCCGGGGGCAGGGGAACCCTCCGGTCGCCTGCGAGTGGACATCCCGGTGGCGTTTGGTCGTCGGGTCGTTGCGCCATTGCTGTTCGAGATCGCTAACAAATACCCCGCACTGCAACTGAACATGACGTTTTCCGACCACATTGTTGATCCGTTTGAAGAAGGCATTGATCTCTTGGTGCGCTTCGGCGAGCTGAAGGACACCAGCGGACTGGTAGCACGCCGACTTACTCGCCAACGATGGGCGATTTGTGCAGCGCCCGGTTATTTGCAGCGGTTTGGTGTTCCACGAACTCTGGAGGATTTAAGTCATCACCATTGCATCGTCGGCCATCGTCGCGGTCAGCCGTTGTCGTGGCGCGTCAGGCAAGGCTCGACAACGGTCCGTTATGCGCCACCGTCTACGCACCAGATAGGTGACGGCGAAGCGATGATTCTTGCCGCCGTCGCCGGGACAGGTTTGTGCCAGATGCCGCGCTGCCTGTTCAGAGAAGACCTGGAGGCGGGGAGGCTTGTCGAAGTGCTGGAAGATTACGAGCCTGACCCAGTTGATGTGCATGCCGTCTGGCCAAAGGTCTCGCATCTACGGCCGAAGGTCAGGTACGTGGTCGATGAGTTGGTCAAACTTTGTGAGCATTGGCAGTGA
- a CDS encoding LysR family transcriptional regulator, translated as MHLRELDLNLLVIFHQLLIDHSVSGAAETLGLTQPAVSNALKRLRISLNDELFVRTHQGMQPTPYALQMAEPVSQAINLLHGAINRQDEFDPATSQKRFVVAMTDIGEIYFMPRLIDALLKQAPGISVSTLRSNAGLSESLASGEVDLAVGLLPDLQAGFYQRRLFHHRYVCLCRQDHPLTQLPMTRERFCEYGHVRIVAASTGHGEIDTHMQRAGLQRQIRLEVPHFVAVGHILQNTDLVATVPERFASSCSGPFRLTILPLPLPLPEIAINMFWHTKYNRDPANKWFRQLMFDLFSD; from the coding sequence ATGCACCTACGCGAACTCGACCTGAACCTGCTGGTGATCTTTCATCAGCTATTGATCGACCACAGTGTTTCCGGCGCGGCTGAAACACTGGGACTGACTCAGCCAGCCGTGAGCAATGCACTCAAGCGTCTGCGTATCTCACTCAATGACGAACTGTTTGTGCGCACCCATCAAGGGATGCAACCAACGCCCTATGCGTTGCAAATGGCCGAGCCGGTGTCTCAGGCAATCAACCTCCTGCATGGCGCCATCAATCGCCAGGATGAGTTCGATCCGGCCACCAGTCAAAAACGCTTCGTAGTGGCGATGACCGACATCGGCGAGATTTACTTTATGCCGCGCTTGATCGATGCCCTACTCAAGCAGGCCCCAGGGATTTCGGTCAGCACGCTGCGCAGCAATGCGGGACTGTCTGAAAGTCTTGCCAGCGGCGAGGTTGATCTGGCGGTCGGATTACTGCCGGATTTGCAGGCTGGCTTCTATCAAAGACGTTTGTTCCATCATCGATACGTTTGCTTATGCCGCCAGGATCATCCGCTGACACAACTGCCCATGACGCGAGAACGTTTTTGTGAATATGGGCACGTGAGAATCGTTGCAGCCAGTACCGGCCATGGTGAGATAGACACGCACATGCAACGGGCTGGCCTGCAACGTCAGATACGCCTGGAGGTGCCGCACTTTGTTGCGGTGGGGCATATTTTGCAGAACACTGATCTGGTCGCGACCGTACCTGAGCGCTTCGCCAGCAGTTGTAGCGGACCGTTCCGTTTGACCATTTTGCCGTTGCCATTACCGCTGCCGGAGATTGCGATCAATATGTTCTGGCACACGAAATACAACCGCGATCCGGCCAACAAATGGTTCCGGCAACTGATGTTTGATCTCTTCAGTGATTGA
- a CDS encoding LysR family transcriptional regulator, whose product MDRLSSMAAFVKAVEMGSFSAAGDALQMSAQLIGKHVHHLEQHLGVRLLNRTTRRQSLTDFGREFYERSKFILAEVESAENLAAHTQALPSGRLRINAPVSFGMQSLAPRLPEFMEANPLVSIELSLANRAIDLIDEGFDVVFRVGQLADSGLVARELAPYKLVLCAAPSYLQGKPAIETPWDLQDHECLGFSHTELRTHWTFNGPEGTVVVPVGSRFMADHGEPLLCAALAGLGILLQPEELVRQSLEKGELVALLPDYPPPSRPLHILYAPDRRLTPKLRSFLDFAIAAFGADSIAPERF is encoded by the coding sequence ATGGATCGTCTGAGCAGCATGGCGGCGTTTGTTAAAGCCGTGGAAATGGGATCTTTCAGTGCCGCCGGTGACGCGTTGCAAATGTCGGCGCAACTGATTGGCAAACATGTCCATCATTTGGAGCAACACTTGGGCGTACGTCTGCTCAATCGCACGACTCGACGACAGAGCCTGACGGACTTCGGGCGTGAATTCTACGAGCGTTCCAAATTCATTCTTGCGGAAGTGGAGTCGGCTGAGAACCTGGCCGCGCACACTCAGGCTTTGCCCAGTGGGCGCTTGAGGATCAACGCTCCCGTCAGTTTCGGCATGCAGTCTCTTGCGCCGCGACTGCCTGAGTTCATGGAAGCCAATCCATTGGTGAGCATCGAGTTGAGCCTTGCCAACCGCGCGATTGACCTCATCGATGAAGGTTTCGACGTGGTATTCAGGGTCGGGCAATTGGCTGACAGCGGGCTGGTTGCCAGGGAACTGGCGCCCTATAAACTTGTACTGTGCGCTGCACCTTCTTATCTGCAAGGCAAGCCAGCGATCGAAACACCGTGGGACCTTCAGGACCATGAGTGTCTGGGTTTCTCGCATACGGAATTGCGCACACACTGGACATTCAATGGCCCGGAAGGGACGGTGGTTGTTCCGGTTGGCAGCCGCTTCATGGCGGATCACGGCGAACCGCTGTTGTGTGCCGCATTGGCCGGCCTGGGCATATTGCTGCAGCCGGAGGAATTGGTTCGCCAATCACTAGAGAAAGGTGAGCTGGTTGCTTTACTGCCCGACTACCCACCTCCAAGTCGCCCCCTGCATATCTTGTATGCACCTGATCGCAGGCTGACGCCAAAATTGCGCAGTTTTCTCGACTTCGCTATAGCGGCGTTTGGAGCCGACTCGATCGCGCCCGAGCGCTTTTGA